One region of Mycobacterium riyadhense genomic DNA includes:
- a CDS encoding ABC-F family ATP-binding cassette domain-containing protein has product MITATDLEVRAGARILLSPDGPDLRVQPGDRIGLVGRNGAGKTTTLRILAGESQPYAGSVARSGEIGYLPQDPKEGDLDILARDRVLSARGLDVLLTDLEKQQALMAEVADDDARDRAIRRYGQLEERFVALGGYGAESEAGRICASLGLPERVLTQQLRTLSGGQRRRVELARILFAASDTGAGSSTTLLLDEPTNHLDADSLGWLRDFLRTHTGGLVMISHNVDLIADVVNRVWFLDAVRGEVDVYNMGWQKYLDARATDEQRRRRERANAERKAAALRTQAAKLGAKATKAVAAQNMLRRADRMMAALDAERVADKVARIKFPTPAACGRTPLVAKGLSKTYGSLEVFTGVDLAIDRGSRVVVLGLNGAGKTTLLRLLAGVEQPDAGALEPGHGLRIGYFAQEHDTLDNEDTVWQNIRHAAPESGEQELRGLLGAFMFSGPQLDQPAGTLSGGEKTRLALAGLVASTANVLLLDEPTNNLDPASREQVLDALRSYQGAVVLVTHDPGAAEALDPQRVVLLPDGTEDYWSDEYRDLIELA; this is encoded by the coding sequence GTGATCACTGCCACGGACCTCGAGGTCCGCGCTGGTGCGCGCATTCTGCTCTCACCCGATGGCCCCGACCTTCGCGTGCAACCCGGTGATCGGATCGGGCTGGTCGGACGCAACGGTGCGGGCAAGACCACAACGCTGCGCATCCTGGCAGGCGAGAGCCAACCCTATGCCGGGTCGGTCGCCCGCAGCGGCGAAATCGGTTATCTGCCACAGGATCCCAAAGAGGGCGATCTCGACATCCTGGCTCGCGACCGGGTGCTGTCGGCGCGCGGACTCGACGTATTGCTCACCGATCTGGAGAAGCAGCAGGCGCTGATGGCCGAGGTGGCCGACGACGACGCGCGCGACCGCGCGATTCGTCGCTACGGGCAGCTCGAGGAGCGGTTTGTCGCGTTGGGTGGCTACGGCGCGGAAAGCGAGGCGGGCCGCATCTGCGCGAGTCTCGGGCTGCCCGAACGGGTGTTGACCCAGCAGCTGCGCACCCTGTCCGGTGGTCAGCGCCGCCGGGTGGAGCTGGCGCGCATTCTCTTCGCGGCTTCCGACACCGGTGCGGGCTCATCCACCACGCTGCTGCTCGACGAGCCGACCAATCACCTCGACGCCGATTCGCTTGGCTGGCTGCGGGATTTCCTGCGGACGCATACCGGCGGGCTGGTAATGATCAGCCACAACGTGGACCTGATCGCCGATGTCGTTAACCGAGTGTGGTTCCTAGATGCGGTGCGAGGCGAGGTCGATGTCTACAACATGGGCTGGCAGAAGTATCTCGACGCCCGTGCCACCGACGAGCAGCGGCGCCGTCGGGAACGCGCCAACGCCGAACGCAAGGCCGCCGCGCTGCGCACCCAGGCCGCCAAGCTGGGCGCCAAGGCCACCAAAGCCGTTGCGGCCCAAAACATGTTGCGTCGTGCCGATCGGATGATGGCTGCGCTCGATGCAGAGCGCGTCGCCGACAAGGTGGCCCGGATCAAATTCCCCACCCCGGCCGCGTGCGGCCGCACTCCGTTAGTGGCCAAGGGGCTGAGCAAGACGTATGGATCGCTTGAGGTATTCACCGGCGTCGATCTGGCCATCGACCGCGGCTCTCGGGTTGTCGTGCTGGGACTCAACGGTGCCGGCAAGACAACCCTGCTGCGATTGCTGGCCGGCGTCGAGCAACCCGATGCCGGCGCGTTAGAGCCGGGACACGGATTGCGGATCGGCTACTTCGCGCAGGAACACGACACCCTCGACAACGAAGACACGGTCTGGCAGAACATCCGCCACGCCGCACCCGAATCCGGTGAACAGGAGCTGCGCGGTCTGTTGGGGGCATTCATGTTCAGCGGCCCACAGCTGGACCAACCGGCGGGCACGCTGTCCGGCGGAGAGAAGACCCGTCTCGCGCTGGCCGGCCTGGTGGCGTCCACCGCCAACGTGTTGCTGCTCGACGAACCGACCAACAATCTCGACCCGGCGTCGCGTGAGCAAGTGCTCGACGCGCTGCGCAGCTATCAAGGCGCGGTGGTCCTGGTGAC